The following proteins are co-located in the Acidobacteriota bacterium genome:
- a CDS encoding VOC family protein encodes MSDATLRGRFVWYDLTTPDPEAAKAFYGEIVGWGITTWEGPTEYSMWTNGDQPIGGVMELSAEQAADGVPPNWVAYIGTPDVDATVDRAKELGGTLVHGPEDIPETGRYAVLKDPQGAPFAVYTPAQQADGPDGPPAAGEFSWHELMTSDYEGAIAFYGELFGWTKTEAMDMGPAGIYQMYGRSENPEMPLGGMMNLTPEMPMPPMWLYYARVPDVHAAAEKAKELGGQVVNGPMEVPGGDWVVQITDPQGAMFALHHSSKGDA; translated from the coding sequence ATGTCCGATGCAACCCTTCGCGGCCGCTTTGTCTGGTACGACCTGACCACCCCCGACCCGGAGGCCGCCAAGGCCTTCTACGGCGAAATCGTAGGCTGGGGCATCACCACCTGGGAGGGCCCCACCGAATACTCCATGTGGACCAACGGCGACCAGCCGATCGGTGGCGTGATGGAACTGTCGGCGGAGCAAGCGGCCGATGGGGTTCCCCCCAACTGGGTGGCCTACATCGGAACGCCGGATGTCGACGCCACCGTCGATCGCGCCAAGGAACTGGGCGGCACGCTGGTCCACGGCCCGGAGGACATTCCGGAGACCGGCCGCTACGCGGTGCTCAAGGACCCGCAGGGCGCGCCCTTCGCCGTGTACACGCCGGCCCAGCAGGCCGACGGTCCGGATGGCCCGCCGGCGGCGGGTGAGTTCTCCTGGCACGAGCTGATGACCAGCGACTACGAGGGCGCGATCGCCTTCTATGGCGAGCTCTTCGGCTGGACGAAAACCGAAGCGATGGACATGGGTCCGGCCGGCATTTACCAGATGTACGGCCGCAGCGAGAACCCGGAAATGCCTCTCGGCGGCATGATGAACCTGACCCCGGAGATGCCGATGCCTCCGATGTGGCTCTACTACGCCCGCGTGCCGGACGTCCACGCCGCCGCGGAAAAAGCCAAGGAACTGGGCGGCCAGGTGGTCAACGGTCCGATGGAAGTACCGGGCGGCGATTGGGTGGTACAGATCACCGACCCGCAGGGCGCGATGTTCGCCCTCCACCACTCGTCAAAGGGCGACGCCTAG
- a CDS encoding cysteine synthase family protein, giving the protein MSEHRVYDRISEAVGDTPMVRLGASVEGFALEAFAKLEYLNPMGSVKDRIARFMVERAMAEGRLHPGGVVLEASSGNTAMGLAMMAVLNNLTCRMVVRRQTSPAKLDCLRALGVELVLVDGELPPEHPESYNRKARRLAEETGAYFPDQHNNRINNEAHYRTTGPEIWRQMEGRIDAFVGGIGTGGTVSGVGRYLKEQDPAVRIVAVDIEGSVFTDHFKHGREVTPKSSWVEGLGDEEVIGCPEFEWFDDMVQVSDAEAFHAARQLARQEAIFTGGSSGAVLCGLRRAAPGIARELGRPARIATLFADSGTRYLTTFYSDDWMRERGFL; this is encoded by the coding sequence GTGAGCGAGCACCGGGTTTACGACCGCATCAGCGAAGCCGTGGGCGACACGCCGATGGTGCGCCTCGGCGCCAGTGTCGAGGGCTTTGCGTTGGAGGCCTTCGCCAAGCTCGAGTACTTGAACCCGATGGGCAGCGTGAAGGACCGCATCGCCCGTTTCATGGTGGAACGGGCGATGGCCGAGGGCCGGCTGCATCCGGGCGGCGTGGTGCTCGAAGCGTCGTCCGGCAACACCGCCATGGGCTTGGCGATGATGGCGGTGCTCAACAACCTCACCTGCCGCATGGTGGTGCGGCGGCAGACCAGCCCTGCCAAGCTCGACTGCCTACGCGCCCTGGGAGTGGAGCTGGTGCTGGTGGACGGCGAGCTGCCGCCGGAGCATCCGGAGAGCTACAACCGGAAGGCGCGGCGGTTGGCGGAAGAGACCGGCGCCTACTTCCCGGACCAGCACAACAACCGGATCAACAACGAAGCCCACTACCGCACCACCGGACCCGAGATCTGGCGCCAGATGGAGGGCCGCATCGACGCTTTCGTCGGCGGCATCGGCACCGGCGGCACGGTCTCCGGGGTGGGCCGCTATTTGAAGGAGCAGGATCCCGCCGTCCGCATCGTGGCGGTGGACATCGAGGGCTCGGTGTTCACGGATCACTTCAAACACGGCCGCGAAGTGACTCCCAAATCGTCCTGGGTCGAGGGGCTGGGTGACGAAGAGGTGATCGGCTGTCCGGAGTTCGAATGGTTCGACGACATGGTGCAGGTGAGCGACGCGGAGGCTTTCCACGCCGCCCGGCAGCTCGCCCGTCAGGAGGCGATCTTCACCGGTGGTTCGAGCGGTGCGGTGCTCTGCGGGCTGCGGCGCGCGGCGCCGGGAATCGCCCGTGAGTTGGGCCGCCCGGCCCGCATCGCCACCCTCTTTGCCGATTCCGGCACCCGCTACCTCACCACCTTCTACAGCGACGACTGGATGCGCGAGCGCGGATTTCTCTGA